A genomic segment from Polyangium mundeleinium encodes:
- a CDS encoding SDR family NAD(P)-dependent oxidoreductase, translated as MDLGLTGKRALVTGSTAGIGLAAAHALASEGALVTVNGRTESRVQGAVDALRRALPGATIDGIAADLSTAAGCQALVSKLPDVDVLVNNMGIFEPKPFEEIPDEDWLRFFETNVLSGIRLSRHYVAGMRARNWGRIVFVSSESALQIPTEMIHYGMTKTAQLSVAKGLAETLRGTGVTVNSVLPGPTSSEGVGAFVSQLAAARGVDAATVEREFFATARPTSIIQRFATPDEVASMIAYVCSARASATTGAALLVDGGVVRSIA; from the coding sequence ATGGATCTCGGATTGACGGGGAAGCGGGCGCTCGTGACGGGTTCGACCGCAGGAATTGGCCTCGCCGCCGCGCACGCCCTGGCGAGCGAGGGTGCGCTTGTCACGGTGAACGGACGGACCGAGTCCCGCGTGCAGGGCGCCGTGGACGCGCTCCGGCGCGCGCTGCCCGGCGCGACGATCGACGGCATCGCGGCGGATCTCTCGACCGCGGCCGGATGCCAAGCGCTGGTCTCGAAGCTCCCCGACGTCGACGTGCTCGTCAACAACATGGGCATCTTCGAGCCCAAACCCTTCGAAGAGATCCCGGACGAGGACTGGCTCCGGTTCTTCGAGACGAACGTGCTCAGCGGCATCCGCCTCTCGCGCCATTACGTGGCCGGCATGCGGGCCCGGAACTGGGGCCGCATCGTCTTCGTGTCGAGCGAATCGGCGCTCCAGATCCCGACCGAGATGATCCATTACGGCATGACGAAGACCGCGCAGCTCTCGGTCGCGAAGGGCCTCGCCGAGACGCTGCGCGGGACCGGCGTCACCGTGAACAGCGTCCTGCCGGGTCCGACGTCGTCCGAGGGCGTGGGGGCGTTCGTCTCCCAGCTCGCGGCGGCGCGCGGCGTGGACGCCGCCACGGTCGAGCGCGAATTCTTCGCGACCGCGCGGCCGACCTCGATCATCCAGCGCTTCGCCACGCCGGACGAGGTCGCTTCCATGATCGCCTACGTGTGCAGCGCGCGCGCGTCGGCCACCACAGGCGCGGCCCTCCTCGTGGACGGCGGCGTGGTGCGCTCCATCGCGTGA
- a CDS encoding M56 family metallopeptidase has translation MNTLVGWLVTYLIHSTALLGGAWLFDRLSRNRPDWQELAWRVALVGGLVTATVQTAASLRPVGGTFSLAEPAPTARVIDRELPRATEIVVTTDMGPATHVVVTSTKPRAFLPKTKAKPAAKPSRASFLSWSKVLVAGWALGALFLLGSLARTWMALRKRLEGRRRLEGGPLGDVLATLAAREPVCMRAPLLSASEKVNVPMALGIRRPEICLPERVTKELGPDAQESVLAHELGHVARRDPLYRLATSMFCRVFFFQPLNWLAAHRLAACAELLADDWAARRTARPLDLAECLTKVARWVHRPMTGLPVPTMAAGTSELRQRVERLVRGEGMTAEPRKPLWAAPIVTFVLTAFTFLAPCACGVAEAKGLPPATPIAKNAAPAKPTPAALVDEDADEDADEDEEPVCEGPKHKRKDKHHAEAAKHRSEKHAHKHHGRHGPIAQDDEDDDDDDQDNDDGDQDNDDDDQDNDVAVQDNDDDDQDNDDDDDDDQDEENEVAVARGPRIRIHMPAPRVDIDFEQIERSLPSQEQIDADLDRALADVRRNVRDEDARKNAEREIKRARKDARKGLEDARKELEDAREEVQERLREIREQMPEIRRRAMESAREASDQAREDALEEAREAEEEAAKAQRKARKARKKAKHAVPPVPPAPPPPPPPHAAPHAMPHPSPMPHVPPMPPVPHGAPRPPMPPAPPPPPAL, from the coding sequence ATGAACACCCTCGTGGGATGGTTGGTCACGTACCTGATACACAGCACGGCCCTCCTCGGGGGCGCGTGGCTCTTCGACCGTTTGTCGCGGAATCGCCCCGATTGGCAGGAACTCGCGTGGCGCGTCGCCCTCGTGGGCGGGCTCGTCACGGCCACCGTGCAGACGGCGGCGTCGCTCCGCCCCGTGGGCGGGACCTTCTCGCTCGCGGAGCCCGCGCCCACGGCCCGCGTGATCGACCGCGAATTGCCCCGCGCGACCGAGATCGTCGTGACGACGGACATGGGCCCCGCGACCCACGTCGTCGTGACCTCGACGAAGCCGAGGGCCTTCCTGCCCAAAACGAAGGCCAAGCCGGCCGCGAAGCCCTCGCGCGCGTCCTTCCTTTCGTGGTCCAAGGTCCTCGTGGCCGGGTGGGCGCTCGGCGCGCTCTTCTTGCTCGGCTCGCTCGCGCGCACGTGGATGGCCCTGCGCAAGCGCCTCGAAGGCCGGCGGAGGCTCGAAGGCGGTCCGCTCGGCGACGTCCTCGCCACGCTCGCAGCGCGTGAACCCGTTTGCATGCGGGCGCCCTTGCTCAGCGCGTCCGAGAAAGTGAATGTTCCCATGGCCCTCGGTATTCGTCGTCCTGAAATCTGTCTGCCCGAGCGCGTGACGAAGGAGCTCGGCCCGGACGCCCAGGAGAGCGTCCTCGCGCACGAGCTCGGGCACGTGGCGCGTCGGGATCCGCTGTATCGGCTCGCGACGAGCATGTTTTGCCGCGTGTTCTTCTTCCAGCCCCTGAACTGGCTCGCGGCGCACCGCCTCGCGGCATGCGCGGAGCTCTTGGCCGACGATTGGGCCGCGCGGCGCACGGCGCGTCCGCTCGACCTCGCGGAGTGCCTGACGAAGGTGGCGCGCTGGGTTCATCGGCCGATGACGGGCCTGCCCGTGCCGACGATGGCGGCGGGGACGAGCGAGCTGCGGCAGCGCGTCGAGCGCCTCGTGCGGGGCGAAGGCATGACCGCGGAGCCGCGCAAGCCGCTGTGGGCCGCGCCGATCGTCACGTTCGTCCTGACCGCGTTCACGTTCCTCGCGCCTTGCGCCTGCGGCGTGGCCGAAGCGAAGGGATTGCCCCCGGCGACGCCCATCGCCAAGAACGCCGCGCCCGCGAAGCCCACGCCCGCCGCCCTCGTGGACGAGGATGCGGATGAGGATGCGGATGAGGACGAAGAGCCCGTCTGCGAGGGCCCGAAGCACAAGCGAAAAGACAAGCACCACGCCGAGGCGGCGAAACACCGCAGCGAGAAGCACGCGCACAAGCATCACGGTCGTCACGGGCCCATCGCGCAGGACGATGAGGACGACGACGACGACGACCAGGACAACGACGACGGCGACCAGGACAACGACGACGACGACCAGGACAACGACGTCGCGGTCCAGGACAACGACGACGACGACCAGGACAACGACGACGACGACGACGACGACCAGGACGAGGAGAACGAAGTCGCCGTCGCGCGTGGACCGCGCATCCGCATCCACATGCCGGCGCCGCGCGTCGATATCGACTTCGAGCAGATCGAGCGCTCCCTCCCCTCGCAGGAGCAGATCGACGCCGACCTCGATCGAGCCCTCGCCGACGTGCGCAGGAACGTCCGCGACGAGGACGCGCGCAAGAACGCCGAGCGTGAGATCAAGCGGGCTCGCAAGGACGCGCGCAAGGGGCTCGAAGACGCGCGCAAGGAGCTCGAAGACGCACGCGAAGAGGTGCAGGAGCGCCTCCGCGAGATCCGCGAGCAGATGCCGGAGATTCGCCGCCGGGCCATGGAGAGCGCCCGCGAGGCGTCCGACCAGGCGCGCGAGGATGCGCTCGAAGAGGCACGCGAGGCCGAGGAAGAGGCCGCGAAGGCACAGCGAAAGGCCCGCAAGGCCCGCAAGAAGGCCAAGCACGCTGTACCGCCGGTGCCGCCGGCGCCGCCTCCGCCGCCTCCGCCGCATGCCGCGCCCCATGCCATGCCGCACCCGTCCCCGATGCCGCACGTGCCGCCCATGCCGCCCGTGCCGCATGGCGCGCCGAGGCCCCCCATGCCGCCTGCGCCGCCGCCTCCGCCGGCGCTCTGA
- a CDS encoding BlaI/MecI/CopY family transcriptional regulator, translated as MSNKDKGKDAFEDEAEGGQKLTHLGALQLAIMRVLWELGEATVTDVHQALLSERGLAPTTIATMLKKMEEKGVVAHRADGRKFIYRPTVSEDQVTRGMVSDLTERLFRGDPVALVSHLIARHEIRADELSELERMIAAAKKKEGKR; from the coding sequence GTGTCGAACAAGGACAAGGGCAAGGACGCATTCGAGGACGAAGCCGAGGGGGGGCAGAAGCTCACGCACCTCGGCGCTTTGCAGCTCGCGATCATGCGAGTGTTATGGGAGCTCGGCGAGGCCACGGTCACGGACGTGCACCAGGCCTTGCTTTCGGAGCGTGGCCTCGCGCCGACGACCATCGCCACCATGCTGAAGAAGATGGAGGAGAAGGGCGTCGTGGCGCACCGCGCAGACGGCCGAAAATTCATTTATCGGCCCACGGTGAGCGAGGATCAGGTCACGCGAGGCATGGTCTCCGACCTGACCGAGCGTCTCTTCCGGGGAGATCCCGTGGCGCTCGTATCGCATCTGATTGCGCGCCACGAGATACGCGCCGACGAGCTGTCCGAGCTCGAACGAATGATCGCCGCGGCCAAGAAGAAGGAAGGGAAGCGATGA
- a CDS encoding YaeQ family protein, with amino-acid sequence MALTATIYHLQVNLSDVDRGVYETFDLRLARHPSESMRYLLTRTIAYCLSYEEGITFSKEGLCSTEEPPVVLRDPTGLLVAWIDIGSPSAERLHKASKAARRVALFTHAPLALLQREASSRVIHKVDAIEVWRIEPTFLDALEAKVDRNTKLDLLRDDEQLYATVGDNVVTGTITRCSLVEK; translated from the coding sequence ATGGCCCTGACCGCGACCATCTACCACTTGCAGGTGAACCTCTCCGACGTCGATCGCGGGGTTTACGAGACCTTCGATCTCCGCCTCGCGCGCCACCCGTCGGAGAGCATGCGTTATCTGCTCACGCGTACGATCGCCTACTGCCTCAGCTATGAGGAAGGCATTACGTTCAGCAAAGAGGGCCTCTGCTCCACGGAGGAGCCGCCGGTGGTCCTTCGTGATCCCACGGGGCTGCTCGTCGCATGGATCGATATCGGATCCCCCTCGGCCGAGCGGCTGCACAAGGCCTCCAAGGCGGCGCGCCGGGTCGCGCTCTTCACACACGCGCCGCTCGCGCTGCTGCAGCGCGAAGCGTCGTCGCGCGTCATTCACAAGGTCGATGCGATCGAGGTGTGGCGAATCGAACCGACATTCCTCGATGCCCTCGAAGCCAAGGTCGATCGGAATACGAAGTTGGACCTCCTGCGGGATGACGAGCAGCTCTACGCCACCGTGGGCGACAATGTCGTGACGGGGACGATCACACGTTGCTCGCTCGTCGAAAAATAA